The proteins below are encoded in one region of Streptomyces cyanogenus:
- a CDS encoding VOC family protein, with the protein MTSVARFRNVVLDCPDPHALAAFYAAVAGGTPQAEDDDWVVLQVPDGPRLAFQRAEGHTPPEWPRADRNGQQLHLDFDAGATWAELDAAHERVLALGARPLDLEDREKKDFQVYADPAGHPFCLCRIEGA; encoded by the coding sequence ATGACGTCCGTGGCCCGTTTCCGTAACGTCGTGCTCGACTGCCCCGACCCGCACGCGCTGGCCGCCTTCTACGCGGCGGTGGCCGGCGGTACCCCGCAGGCGGAGGACGACGACTGGGTGGTGCTCCAGGTCCCGGACGGTCCCCGGCTCGCCTTCCAGCGGGCCGAGGGGCACACCCCGCCGGAGTGGCCGCGCGCGGACCGCAACGGCCAGCAGCTTCACCTGGACTTCGACGCGGGTGCGACCTGGGCGGAGCTCGACGCGGCGCACGAGCGGGTGCTGGCGCTGGGTGCCCGCCCGCTGGACCTGGAGGACCGCGAGAAGAAGGACTTCCAGGTGTACGCCGACCCGGCCGGGCACCCGTTCTGCCTGTGCCGGATCGAGGGGGCGTGA
- a CDS encoding response regulator transcription factor, protein MTRVLLAEDDASISEPLARALRREGYEVEVREDGPAALDAGMQGGVDLVVLDLGLPGMDGLEVARRLRADGHTVPILILTARADEVDTVVGLDAGADDYVTKPFRLAELLARVRALLRRGAAEPQQPPATHGVRIDVESHRAWMGEEELQLTAKEFDLLRVLVRDAGRVVTRDQLMREVWDTTWWSSTKTLDMHISWLRKKLGDDAANPRYIATVRGVGFRFEKS, encoded by the coding sequence ATGACCCGTGTACTGCTCGCCGAGGACGACGCGTCCATCTCGGAGCCGCTGGCCCGCGCCCTGCGCCGGGAAGGTTACGAGGTCGAGGTGCGCGAGGACGGACCCGCCGCACTCGACGCCGGAATGCAGGGCGGCGTCGATCTGGTCGTGCTGGACCTGGGCCTGCCCGGCATGGACGGCCTGGAGGTCGCCCGCCGGCTGCGCGCCGACGGCCACACCGTGCCGATCCTCATCCTGACCGCGCGGGCCGACGAGGTGGACACCGTCGTCGGCCTGGACGCGGGCGCCGACGACTACGTCACCAAGCCCTTCCGGCTCGCCGAACTGCTCGCCCGGGTCCGGGCCCTGCTCCGGCGCGGCGCCGCCGAGCCGCAGCAGCCGCCGGCCACGCACGGGGTGCGGATCGACGTCGAGTCGCACCGGGCCTGGATGGGCGAGGAGGAGCTCCAGCTCACGGCGAAGGAGTTCGACCTGCTGCGGGTGCTGGTGCGGGACGCCGGCCGGGTGGTCACCCGGGACCAGCTGATGCGCGAGGTCTGGGACACCACGTGGTGGTCCTCGACCAAGACCCTCGACATGCACATCTCCTGGCTGCGCAAGAAGCTCGGGGACGACGCGGCGAACCCCCGGTACATCGCCACGGTGCGCGGAGTCGGCTTCCGGTTCGAGAAGAGCTGA
- a CDS encoding dipeptidase — protein MADLQDDIPTTTEVGRDDGLPDGDGAAPASLDPAYPPSAQQAGELLERAHALLAAHPVADGYSGLPWALRHLPWYDLELGEAAIDTDVPRLREGHVAALFWSLHLPEEPSGERAVTTTLEQLDLVRMVVDSHPEGLRLARTAGQVIDAHNCGRVAVVPGPAPAAALDDSLGLLRILHTLGLRVLTLADTAWAGTSGLTRFGEEVVREMNRLGVLADVSGATPDTVERTIALSKTPVLCSRSAARALRPHPANLPDELLAALGRAKGLCMVPLTAEQTGPTVPDVADHLDHIRDVAGPDCVGLSGTYDSGAVHPRDLADASRYPHLIAELLRRGWSETELSLLTWGNVQRVLRSADFVARATQLRREASTAKITELDAS, from the coding sequence ATGGCCGACCTCCAGGACGACATCCCCACCACGACCGAGGTCGGCCGGGACGACGGCCTGCCGGACGGCGACGGGGCGGCCCCGGCCTCGCTCGACCCGGCGTACCCCCCTTCCGCGCAGCAGGCCGGCGAGTTGCTGGAACGGGCGCACGCCCTGCTCGCCGCCCACCCGGTCGCCGACGGCTACAGCGGCCTGCCCTGGGCCCTGCGCCACCTGCCCTGGTACGACCTGGAGCTGGGCGAGGCCGCCATCGACACGGACGTGCCCCGGCTGCGCGAGGGACATGTCGCCGCGCTGTTCTGGTCGCTGCACCTGCCCGAGGAGCCGAGCGGCGAACGTGCCGTGACGACGACCCTGGAGCAGCTGGACCTGGTCCGCATGGTCGTCGACAGCCACCCGGAGGGGCTGCGGCTGGCGCGCACCGCCGGACAGGTCATCGACGCCCACAACTGCGGCCGGGTCGCCGTGGTGCCGGGCCCCGCACCCGCCGCCGCCCTGGACGACTCCCTGGGCCTCCTGCGCATCCTGCACACCCTCGGGCTGCGCGTGCTCACCCTCGCGGACACCGCCTGGGCGGGCACCTCGGGGCTGACCCGGTTCGGGGAGGAGGTCGTCCGCGAGATGAACCGGCTCGGGGTGCTCGCCGACGTCTCGGGAGCCACCCCCGACACCGTCGAGCGGACCATCGCCCTGTCCAAGACCCCGGTGCTGTGCAGCCGCTCGGCCGCCCGCGCCCTGCGCCCGCACCCGGCCAACCTGCCCGACGAACTGCTCGCCGCCCTGGGCCGGGCGAAGGGCCTGTGCATGGTGCCGCTGACCGCCGAGCAGACCGGCCCGACCGTCCCGGACGTCGCCGACCACCTCGACCACATCCGCGACGTGGCCGGCCCCGACTGCGTCGGCCTGTCCGGCACCTATGACTCCGGGGCCGTCCACCCCCGGGACCTCGCCGACGCCTCCCGCTACCCCCACCTGATCGCCGAGCTGCTCCGGCGCGGCTGGTCCGAGACCGAGCTGTCCCTGCTGACCTGGGGCAACGTGCAGCGGGTGCTGCGCAGCGCGGACTTCGTCGCACGGGCCACGCAGCTGCGCCGGGAGGCGTCCACCGCGAAGATCACCGAGCTGGACGCCTCCTAG
- a CDS encoding dipeptidase, with the protein MAALDEARALLREFPVVDGHNDLPWALRKQAGYDLDALDIAGDRHEQLHTDLPRLRAGGVGAQYWSVYVPCEEPEPVAATLEQIDCVRRLLDRYPADLAPALTAADMEAARRDGRIASLMGAEGGHSIANSLGTLRGLYALGVRYMTLTHNDNVDWADSATDEPGVGGLSAFGREVVREMNRLGMLVDLSHVAATTMRDALDAASAPVIFSHSSARAVCDHPRNIPDDVLERLPANGGMAMVTFVPKFVLQAAVDWTAAADEHLRAHGLHHLDTSPEAMKLHRAFEERHPRPVATVSTVADHLDHMREVAGIDHLGIGGDYDGTAFTPDGLDDVSGYPNLLAELLERGWSRADLAKLTWQNAVRVLGAAEDAARDLQATRAPSLATIEALDGTPGGS; encoded by the coding sequence GTGGCCGCCCTGGACGAAGCCCGCGCGCTGCTGCGCGAGTTCCCCGTGGTCGACGGGCACAACGACCTCCCGTGGGCGCTGCGCAAGCAGGCCGGCTACGACCTGGACGCCCTGGACATCGCCGGCGACCGGCACGAGCAGCTGCACACCGACCTGCCGCGGCTGCGCGCGGGCGGCGTCGGTGCCCAGTACTGGTCGGTGTACGTCCCCTGCGAGGAGCCCGAGCCGGTCGCGGCCACGCTGGAGCAGATCGACTGCGTCCGCCGGCTGCTGGACCGCTACCCGGCGGACCTGGCGCCCGCGCTGACCGCCGCGGACATGGAGGCGGCCCGCCGGGACGGCCGTATCGCCTCGCTCATGGGCGCCGAGGGCGGCCACTCCATAGCCAACTCGCTGGGCACCCTGCGCGGCCTGTACGCGCTCGGCGTGCGCTACATGACGCTCACCCACAACGACAACGTGGACTGGGCGGACTCCGCGACCGACGAGCCCGGCGTGGGCGGCCTGTCCGCCTTCGGCCGCGAGGTCGTCCGCGAGATGAACCGCCTCGGCATGCTCGTCGACCTCTCCCACGTGGCGGCGACCACCATGCGGGACGCGCTGGACGCAGCCTCGGCGCCGGTGATCTTCTCGCACTCCTCCGCCCGCGCGGTGTGCGACCACCCCCGCAACATCCCCGACGACGTCCTGGAGCGCCTGCCCGCCAACGGCGGCATGGCCATGGTGACGTTCGTGCCCAAGTTCGTGCTCCAGGCCGCCGTCGACTGGACGGCCGCCGCCGACGAGCACCTGCGCGCCCACGGCCTGCACCACCTGGACACCAGCCCCGAGGCGATGAAGCTCCACCGCGCCTTCGAGGAGCGCCACCCGCGCCCGGTCGCCACGGTGTCCACGGTCGCGGACCACCTGGACCACATGCGCGAGGTCGCCGGCATCGACCACCTGGGCATCGGCGGCGACTACGACGGCACCGCGTTCACCCCGGACGGCCTGGACGACGTCTCCGGCTACCCCAACCTGCTCGCCGAACTGCTCGAACGCGGCTGGTCCAGGGCCGACCTGGCCAAGCTGACCTGGCAGAACGCGGTCCGCGTCCTGGGCGCCGCCGAGGACGCGGCGCGGGACCTCCAGGCCACCCGCGCGCCGTCCCTCGCCACCATCGAGGCGCTCGACGGCACGCCCGGCGGGAGCTGA
- the purE gene encoding 5-(carboxyamino)imidazole ribonucleotide mutase, whose amino-acid sequence MSPVVGIVMGSDSDWPVMEAAAKALDEFEISYEVDVVSAHRMPREMITYGEQAADRGLKVIIAGAGGAAHLPGMLASVTPLPVIGVPVPLKYLDGMDSLLSIVQMPAGVPVATVSVAGARNAGLLAARMLAAHDEDLLHKMRDFQQDLNDQATEKGKRLRAKVEGAGSGFGFGK is encoded by the coding sequence ATGAGCCCCGTTGTTGGCATCGTCATGGGGTCGGACTCCGACTGGCCCGTCATGGAAGCCGCCGCCAAGGCCCTGGACGAGTTCGAGATCTCCTACGAGGTCGACGTCGTCTCCGCGCACCGCATGCCCCGCGAGATGATCACGTACGGCGAGCAGGCCGCCGACCGCGGCCTGAAGGTGATCATCGCCGGCGCGGGCGGTGCCGCCCACCTGCCCGGCATGCTCGCCTCCGTCACCCCGCTGCCGGTCATCGGCGTGCCCGTGCCGCTGAAGTACCTGGACGGCATGGACTCGCTGCTCTCCATCGTGCAGATGCCCGCCGGCGTCCCGGTCGCCACGGTCTCCGTCGCCGGTGCCCGCAACGCCGGTCTCCTCGCCGCCCGGATGCTCGCCGCGCACGACGAGGACCTGCTGCACAAGATGCGCGACTTCCAGCAGGACCTCAACGACCAGGCCACCGAGAAGGGCAAAAGGCTGCGCGCCAAGGTCGAGGGCGCCGGCAGCGGCTTCGGCTTCGGGAAGTGA
- a CDS encoding GtrA family protein, with protein sequence MEPRSSGLQRLVREVVKFGAVGGAGVLVNLGVFNLVRHVSDLPVVRASIIATVVAIAFNYVGFRYWTYRDRDKGGRTKELTLFLLFSAVGLVIENGVLYLATYAFGWDSPLQSNIFKFVGIGVATLFRFWSYRSWVFRTLPARETVASAESILKQESKKQPPRQRVP encoded by the coding sequence ATGGAACCTCGTTCCTCGGGGCTGCAACGGCTCGTACGCGAGGTCGTCAAGTTCGGGGCCGTCGGCGGTGCCGGCGTCCTCGTCAATCTGGGCGTGTTCAACCTGGTCCGGCACGTCTCCGACCTGCCGGTGGTGCGGGCCAGCATCATCGCGACCGTCGTGGCCATCGCCTTCAACTACGTCGGCTTCCGTTACTGGACGTACCGGGACCGCGACAAGGGCGGGCGCACCAAGGAACTCACGCTGTTCCTGCTGTTCAGCGCCGTCGGCCTGGTGATCGAGAACGGCGTGCTCTACCTGGCGACCTACGCCTTCGGCTGGGACAGCCCGCTGCAGAGCAACATCTTCAAGTTCGTCGGCATCGGCGTCGCGACCCTGTTCCGCTTCTGGTCGTACCGCAGCTGGGTGTTCCGGACGCTGCCGGCCCGGGAGACCGTGGCGAGCGCGGAATCGATCCTGAAGCAGGAGTCGAAGAAGCAGCCGCCGAGGCAGCGCGTCCCGTAG
- a CDS encoding UDP-glucose dehydrogenase family protein, translated as MSLKITVIGTGYLGATHAAAMAELGFEVLGLDVVPEKIALLERGETPMYEPGLDELLRRHVAGIEGSSGRLRFTTDWAEVGAFGDVHFVCVNTPQKHGEYACDMRYVDSAIASLAPHLHGPALVVGKSTVPVGSADRLAAYLAEHAPAGADAELAWNPEFLREGFAVQDTLHPDRIVVGVRSERAEKLLREVYAGPVGEGTPFVVTDFPTAELVKTAANSFLATKISFINAMAEVCEAAGGDVAKLAEAIGHDDRIGRKFLRAGIGFGGGCLPKDIRAFMARAGELGADQALTFLREIDSINMRRRGQMVEMTREALGGGSFLGKRVAVLGATFKPDSDDVRDSPALNVAGQIHLQGGQVTVYDPKGMDNARKVFPTLGYADSALEAARGADVVLHLTEWGEFRELDPAALGEAVTARVILDGRNTLDPEQWRRAGWTYRAMGRPTA; from the coding sequence ATGAGCCTGAAGATCACCGTGATCGGCACCGGCTATCTCGGCGCCACACACGCCGCGGCCATGGCCGAGCTGGGCTTCGAGGTGCTGGGCCTGGACGTCGTACCGGAGAAGATCGCCCTGCTGGAGCGCGGCGAGACCCCGATGTACGAGCCGGGGCTCGACGAACTGCTGCGCCGGCACGTGGCCGGGATCGAGGGCTCCTCGGGACGGCTGCGGTTCACCACGGACTGGGCCGAGGTCGGTGCCTTCGGCGACGTGCACTTCGTGTGCGTGAACACCCCGCAGAAGCACGGCGAGTACGCCTGTGACATGAGGTACGTCGACTCCGCGATCGCCTCGCTCGCCCCGCACCTGCACGGCCCGGCCCTGGTGGTGGGCAAGTCGACCGTGCCGGTGGGCTCGGCCGACCGGCTGGCCGCCTACCTCGCCGAGCACGCCCCGGCCGGCGCGGACGCCGAGCTGGCCTGGAACCCGGAGTTCCTGCGCGAGGGCTTCGCCGTCCAGGACACCCTGCACCCGGACCGGATCGTCGTCGGGGTGCGCAGCGAGCGCGCGGAGAAGCTGCTGCGCGAGGTGTACGCCGGCCCGGTCGGCGAGGGCACGCCGTTCGTGGTCACCGACTTCCCGACCGCCGAGCTGGTGAAGACGGCCGCGAACTCCTTCCTCGCCACCAAGATCTCCTTCATCAACGCGATGGCCGAGGTCTGCGAGGCGGCCGGCGGTGACGTGGCGAAGCTGGCGGAGGCCATCGGCCACGACGACCGGATCGGGCGGAAGTTCCTGCGCGCCGGTATCGGCTTCGGCGGCGGCTGTCTGCCCAAGGACATCCGGGCGTTCATGGCCCGGGCGGGCGAGCTGGGCGCGGACCAGGCGCTCACCTTCCTGCGGGAGATCGACTCCATCAACATGCGCCGGCGCGGGCAGATGGTGGAGATGACCCGGGAGGCGCTGGGCGGCGGTTCCTTCCTCGGCAAGCGGGTCGCGGTGCTCGGCGCCACCTTCAAGCCGGACTCCGACGACGTCCGCGACTCCCCCGCGCTGAACGTCGCGGGCCAGATCCACCTCCAGGGCGGCCAGGTGACGGTGTACGACCCGAAGGGCATGGACAACGCCCGCAAGGTGTTCCCGACCCTGGGGTACGCCGACTCGGCGCTGGAGGCCGCCCGGGGCGCCGACGTGGTGCTGCACCTGACCGAGTGGGGCGAGTTCCGCGAGCTGGACCCGGCGGCGCTCGGCGAGGCGGTGACGGCCCGGGTGATCCTCGACGGGCGCAACACCCTGGACCCGGAGCAGTGGCGGCGGGCGGGCTGGACGTACCGGGCGATGGGCCGCCCCACCGCATAA
- a CDS encoding CGNR zinc finger domain-containing protein — translation MSERSAAPGGLALIESLVNTLDIETGADSLDTPEGRGRLGITEAELADARELRESLRAVLLAHAGHPPHRAVTPLGALLARAPLRVAVDERDGSARLAPAEEGPLLSRVAAAVAEALVAGTWTRLKACEAGTCHWAYYDRSPAGRGRWCSMQVCGARAKMRRYRAKGA, via the coding sequence ATGAGCGAGAGATCGGCCGCTCCCGGCGGCCTGGCCCTGATCGAGTCCCTGGTGAACACGCTGGACATCGAGACGGGCGCCGACTCGCTGGACACGCCGGAGGGTCGCGGGCGCCTCGGCATCACGGAGGCCGAGCTGGCCGACGCGCGGGAGCTGCGCGAATCGCTGCGGGCGGTACTGCTGGCCCACGCCGGCCATCCGCCGCACCGCGCGGTGACCCCGCTGGGCGCCCTGCTGGCGCGCGCCCCGCTCCGCGTCGCCGTCGACGAGCGGGACGGCTCGGCACGCCTCGCCCCCGCCGAGGAGGGCCCGCTGCTCTCCCGGGTGGCCGCCGCCGTCGCCGAGGCACTGGTCGCCGGAACCTGGACCAGGCTGAAGGCGTGCGAGGCCGGCACCTGCCACTGGGCGTACTACGACCGCAGCCCCGCCGGCCGCGGCCGCTGGTGCTCGATGCAGGTGTGCGGAGCCCGCGCGAAGATGCGCCGGTACCGGGCCAAGGGTGCGTGA
- a CDS encoding peptide MFS transporter, protein MASSLTKDSVRPGTPGSEKTFFGHPRGLATLFMTEMWERFSYYGMRALLPLYLVAPGGLHLNAGTATAIYAVYVSLVYLLTLPGGWFADRVLGPRKTVTVAGIVIMLGHLCLALPVAASFFVGLGLVAIGSGLLKANISTMVGHLYNGPGDPRRDGGFTLFYIGINLGAFVAPLVIGTVGENVNWHLGFALAALGMALGLAQYLLGGRHLSAKSSEVPTPLTPAEKATTLRKGLIWLAIAVVFYGIVGGTGHFTLNWALIPLTLVGLLVPILVITRILRDKDLDSAERSKVSAYIWFFVAAAVFWMIYDQGGSTLSLFAEKRADNTIFGWEFPVSWYQSVNPVMIMALAPVFAWLWLWLNRRGQEPSTIVKFASGLVLVGASFFVFLAPLSIAQGGHKAAAMWLVAIYFAQTIGELTLSPVGLSVTTKMAPKKYASQMMGVWFLAVTAGDSVTALLSNPAVGGVNLDRMGFVALEAGLAVVAGVAVWMYRGKVKKLMGSVH, encoded by the coding sequence ATGGCGTCCAGCCTGACGAAGGACTCGGTCCGCCCGGGCACCCCCGGTTCCGAGAAGACCTTCTTCGGCCACCCCCGCGGACTGGCCACTCTCTTCATGACCGAGATGTGGGAGCGCTTCTCCTACTACGGCATGAGGGCCCTGCTCCCGCTGTACCTGGTGGCCCCGGGTGGCCTGCACCTGAACGCGGGCACGGCGACGGCGATCTACGCCGTCTACGTCTCGCTCGTCTACCTGCTCACCCTGCCCGGCGGCTGGTTCGCCGACCGTGTGCTCGGCCCCCGCAAGACGGTCACCGTCGCGGGCATCGTCATCATGCTGGGCCACCTGTGCCTGGCGCTGCCCGTCGCCGCGAGCTTCTTCGTCGGCCTGGGTCTCGTCGCCATCGGTTCCGGTCTGCTGAAGGCCAACATCTCCACGATGGTCGGCCACCTCTACAACGGCCCGGGGGACCCGCGCCGGGACGGCGGCTTCACGCTCTTCTACATCGGCATCAACCTCGGTGCCTTCGTCGCCCCGCTGGTCATCGGCACCGTCGGTGAGAACGTCAACTGGCACCTGGGCTTCGCGCTGGCCGCGCTCGGCATGGCGCTGGGCCTCGCCCAGTACCTGCTCGGCGGACGCCACCTGAGCGCGAAGAGCAGTGAGGTCCCGACCCCGCTGACGCCCGCCGAGAAGGCGACCACCCTGCGCAAGGGCCTGATCTGGCTGGCCATCGCCGTGGTCTTCTACGGCATCGTCGGCGGCACCGGCCACTTCACCCTGAACTGGGCGCTGATCCCGCTCACCCTCGTCGGCCTGCTCGTGCCGATCCTGGTCATCACCCGCATCCTGCGGGACAAGGACCTGGACTCCGCCGAGCGGTCGAAGGTGTCGGCGTACATCTGGTTCTTCGTCGCCGCCGCCGTGTTCTGGATGATCTACGACCAGGGTGGCTCGACGCTGTCGCTGTTCGCCGAGAAGCGGGCCGACAACACCATCTTCGGCTGGGAGTTCCCGGTCTCCTGGTACCAGTCGGTCAACCCGGTCATGATCATGGCGCTGGCGCCGGTCTTCGCCTGGCTGTGGCTGTGGCTGAACCGCCGCGGCCAGGAGCCGAGCACCATCGTGAAGTTCGCCTCCGGCCTGGTGCTGGTGGGTGCGTCCTTCTTCGTCTTCCTCGCCCCGCTGTCCATCGCGCAGGGCGGTCACAAGGCCGCGGCGATGTGGCTGGTCGCGATCTACTTCGCGCAGACCATCGGTGAGCTGACGCTGTCCCCGGTGGGTCTGTCCGTGACGACGAAGATGGCGCCGAAGAAGTACGCCTCGCAGATGATGGGCGTCTGGTTCCTCGCGGTCACCGCGGGCGACTCGGTCACCGCGCTGCTGTCCAACCCGGCCGTCGGCGGCGTCAACCTCGACCGGATGGGCTTCGTCGCCCTTGAGGCCGGCCTCGCCGTGGTCGCGGGTGTCGCGGTGTGGATGTACCGCGGCAAGGTGAAGAAGCTCATGGGCAGCGTGCACTAG
- a CDS encoding ATP-binding protein, with the protein MRRRLIQSTLAVVLVVIAVFGVSLVIVETRTISNSAQERVESEAVRLASIVDSRILAAENVNADVLRNPVSKDQYAVIRLPGRSPIEIGSKPEGDTISYTQHGEEGETVTVQEPRSAVTREVGRTLLIIGLVALLAVVAAVLLAVRQANRLASPLTDLAETAERLGSGDPRPRHKRYGVPELDRVADVLDASAERIGRMLTAERRLAADASHQLRTPLTALSMRLEEITLTDDPDTVKEEATIALTQVERLTDVVQRLLTNSRDPRTGSAVTFDLDEVIQQQLAEWRPAYRSVGRAIVSSGKRHLQAVGTPGAVAQVLAALIENSLMHGGGTVALRTRVTGNQAVIEVTDEGPGVPADLGARIFERTISGRNSTGIGLAVARDLAEADGGRLELLQAQPPVFGLFLSRTPPPRKPDQDRPTVR; encoded by the coding sequence ATGCGCCGACGTCTCATCCAGTCCACCCTCGCCGTCGTCCTCGTGGTGATCGCGGTCTTCGGCGTCTCCCTCGTGATCGTCGAGACGCGGACGATCAGCAACAGCGCCCAGGAGCGGGTGGAGTCGGAGGCGGTGCGGCTGGCCAGCATCGTGGACAGCCGGATCCTCGCCGCGGAGAACGTCAACGCGGACGTCCTGCGCAACCCGGTCAGCAAGGACCAGTACGCGGTCATCCGCCTGCCCGGCAGGTCGCCCATAGAGATCGGCAGCAAGCCCGAGGGCGACACCATCAGCTACACCCAGCACGGCGAGGAGGGCGAGACGGTCACCGTGCAGGAGCCCCGCTCCGCGGTGACCCGCGAGGTCGGCCGGACCCTGCTGATCATCGGGCTGGTCGCGCTGCTCGCCGTGGTGGCGGCGGTGCTGCTCGCCGTACGGCAGGCCAACCGGCTCGCCTCCCCGCTGACCGACCTCGCCGAGACCGCCGAACGCCTCGGCTCCGGCGACCCGCGCCCGCGCCACAAGCGCTACGGCGTCCCCGAGCTGGACCGGGTCGCCGATGTGCTGGACGCCTCCGCCGAGCGGATCGGGCGCATGCTGACCGCCGAGCGGCGCCTCGCGGCCGACGCCTCCCACCAGCTCCGTACACCGCTGACCGCGCTGTCCATGCGGCTGGAGGAGATCACCCTCACCGACGACCCGGACACCGTGAAGGAGGAGGCGACGATCGCGCTGACGCAGGTCGAGCGGCTGACGGACGTCGTGCAGCGGCTGCTGACGAACTCCCGCGACCCGCGCACCGGCTCCGCCGTCACCTTCGACCTGGACGAGGTCATCCAGCAGCAGCTCGCCGAGTGGCGGCCCGCCTACCGCAGCGTCGGCCGGGCCATCGTCAGCTCCGGCAAGCGGCACCTCCAGGCGGTGGGCACCCCGGGCGCGGTCGCCCAGGTACTGGCCGCGCTGATCGAGAACTCGCTCATGCACGGCGGCGGCACCGTCGCGCTGCGCACCCGGGTCACCGGCAACCAGGCCGTCATCGAGGTCACCGACGAGGGACCGGGCGTGCCGGCGGACCTCGGCGCGCGGATCTTCGAGCGCACGATCAGCGGGCGGAACTCCACCGGGATCGGCCTGGCCGTGGCCCGCGACCTCGCGGAGGCCGACGGCGGCCGGCTGGAACTGCTCCAGGCGCAGCCCCCGGTCTTCGGCCTCTTCCTGTCGCGCACACCCCCGCCGCGCAAGCCGGACCAGGACCGGCCCACGGTCCGCTAG
- a CDS encoding VOC family protein → MALAKLDVVVLDCPDPRALAGFYAGVLGGTVEENPEDGSWVDLKVPGGPTLAFQQAPGFVPPRWPAPDHSQQFHLDLTVEDLDAAEKGVLELGAKPLDAEDRERTFRVYADPAGHPFCLCAC, encoded by the coding sequence ATGGCGCTCGCCAAGCTCGATGTCGTGGTCCTGGACTGTCCCGATCCGCGCGCGCTGGCCGGCTTCTACGCCGGTGTGCTGGGCGGGACGGTCGAGGAGAACCCCGAGGACGGCTCGTGGGTGGATCTGAAGGTGCCGGGCGGGCCGACGCTGGCCTTCCAGCAGGCGCCCGGTTTCGTGCCGCCGCGGTGGCCCGCGCCGGACCACTCGCAGCAGTTCCACCTCGACCTCACCGTGGAGGACCTGGACGCGGCGGAGAAGGGGGTCCTGGAGCTGGGCGCCAAGCCGCTGGACGCGGAGGACCGCGAGCGGACCTTCCGTGTCTACGCCGACCCCGCTGGGCACCCGTTCTGTCTGTGCGCCTGCTGA
- a CDS encoding 5-(carboxyamino)imidazole ribonucleotide synthase, protein MTFPVVGMIGGGQLARMTHEAGIPFGIRFKLLSDTPQDSAAQVVSDVVIGDYRDLETLRAFARGCDVITFDHEHVPTEHLRALEADGIPVRPGPDALVHAQDKGVMRAKLDAIGIPCPRHRIVSDPEDVVRFAAEGDGFPVVLKTVRGGYDGKGVWVVDSAEEAAEPFRAGVPVLAEEKVDYVRELAANVVRSPHGQAVAYPVVESQQVDGVCDTVIAPAPDLQEDLALRAEEMALTIAKELGVVGHLAVELFQTRDGRILVNELAMRPHNSGHWTMDGAITSQFANHVRAVLDLPLGDPRPRARWTVMVNVLGGDYPDMYSAYLHCMARDPKLKIHMYGKDVKPGRKVGHVNTYGDDLDEVLERARHAAGYLRGTITE, encoded by the coding sequence GTGACGTTCCCGGTAGTCGGCATGATCGGCGGGGGGCAGCTCGCGCGTATGACGCACGAAGCGGGCATCCCGTTCGGCATCAGGTTCAAGCTTCTCAGTGACACTCCGCAGGATTCCGCCGCGCAGGTCGTGAGCGACGTCGTCATCGGCGACTACCGCGACCTGGAGACGCTGCGCGCGTTCGCGCGCGGCTGCGACGTGATCACCTTCGACCACGAGCACGTGCCCACCGAGCACCTGCGCGCCCTGGAGGCGGACGGCATCCCCGTGCGCCCCGGTCCGGACGCGCTGGTGCACGCCCAGGACAAGGGCGTGATGCGGGCGAAGCTCGACGCGATCGGCATCCCGTGCCCCCGGCACCGGATCGTCAGCGACCCGGAGGACGTCGTCCGGTTCGCCGCCGAGGGCGACGGCTTCCCCGTCGTCCTCAAGACGGTCCGCGGCGGCTACGACGGCAAGGGCGTGTGGGTCGTGGACAGTGCCGAGGAGGCCGCCGAGCCCTTCCGCGCCGGCGTCCCCGTGCTCGCCGAGGAGAAGGTCGACTACGTCCGCGAGCTGGCCGCCAACGTCGTCCGCTCCCCGCACGGCCAGGCCGTCGCCTACCCCGTGGTGGAGTCGCAGCAGGTCGACGGCGTCTGCGACACGGTCATAGCCCCCGCGCCCGACCTCCAGGAGGACCTGGCGCTGCGGGCCGAGGAGATGGCGCTGACCATCGCCAAGGAACTGGGCGTCGTCGGCCACCTCGCCGTCGAGCTGTTCCAGACCCGCGACGGCCGCATCCTCGTCAACGAGCTGGCGATGCGTCCGCACAACTCCGGCCACTGGACCATGGACGGCGCGATCACCTCGCAGTTCGCCAACCACGTCCGCGCGGTCCTGGACCTGCCGCTGGGCGACCCGCGCCCGCGCGCCCGGTGGACCGTGATGGTCAACGTGCTGGGCGGCGACTACCCGGACATGTACTCCGCGTACCTGCACTGCATGGCCCGCGACCCCAAGCTCAAGATCCACATGTACGGCAAGGACGTGAAGCCCGGCCGCAAGGTCGGACACGTGAACACCTACGGCGACGACCTGGACGAGGTGCTGGAGCGCGCCCGCCACGCAGCCGGCTACCTGAGAGGCACCATCACCGAATGA